One stretch of Macrobrachium nipponense isolate FS-2020 chromosome 16, ASM1510439v2, whole genome shotgun sequence DNA includes these proteins:
- the LOC135195452 gene encoding uncharacterized protein LOC135195452: MKKSLKAVLELFVLVASASRKVRGESEVNHVSQNMGEDGYVFEYSVVDGDSSWVQSHGEWSDGVSTHGSYNVKLPDGRIQKVTYTADEHGFRPVISYESPLRGYGWRHHVGLGDADDYYGSDEDSAGRNVFRYEENDFEADELYDPLPPPFYEMTRSYDVPGAYDMHESSEKSEEEVKSTGKGYSSSYALPARKRVGHPSYHAVNKYQQGPARHSKYNHKKAKDFGGKYPAQKAKTYYVNDSGKEAYMRDSSEEKDTKDTKDVHRGDSKGSQDMEENNTAMEVMDDEDESTEMASFTPRPKSSYQVLSGDSEKMKEMVGKPDKDDKHYMDKEMKGKEESSRKYPLDTLAKKAQRRRRRHPKRNHNTSPK, from the coding sequence ggagaagatggctacgtGTTTGAGTACAGCGTGGTCGACGGCGACTCGTCTTGGGTGCAGAGCCATGGTGAGTGGAGCGACGGCGTCTCTACTCACGGGTCCTACAATGTTAAGCTTCCGGACGGCCGCATCCAGAAGGTCACCTACACGGCGGACGAACACGGCTTCCGACCCGTCATCTCCTACGAGAGTCCTCTGAGGGGATACGGCTGGAGGCACCACGTAGGCCTGGGCGACGCGGATGACTACTACGGCAGCGACGAGGACTCGGCGGGCAGGAACGTCTTCCGGTACGAGGAGAACGACTTCGAAGCCGACGAATTGTACGACCCCCTGCCTCCTCCGTTTTACGAAATGACGAGATCGTACGACGTTCCCGGAGCTTACGATATGCACGAATCTAGCGAGAAGAGCGAAGAGGAAGTCAAGTCTACCGGAAAAGGTTATTCCTCTTCTTACGCCCTTCCCGCACGTAAGAGAGTTGGGCATCCGTCCTACCACGCGGTCAACAAATACCAGCAAGGACCTGCGAGACATTCCAAGTACAACCACAAGAAGGCGAAAGATTTTGGCGGGAAATATCCCGCGCAAAAGGCAAAAACTTACTACGTAAACGATTCGGGGAAAGAAGCCTACATGAGAGACTCAAGCGAAGAGAAAGATACGAAAGACACGAAAGACGTTCATCGCGGAGATTCTAAGGGGAGTCAAGACATGGAAGAGAACAATACAGCAATGGAGGTCATGGACGATGAAGACGAGTCTACTGAAATGGCTTCTTTCACCCCTAGGCCTAAGTCGTCCTATCAAGTTTTATCCGGCGACTctgaaaaaatgaaggaaatggtGGGGAAACCAGACAAAGATGATAAACATTACATGgacaaagaaatgaaaggaaaggaagaaagctcGAGGAAATATCCACTGGACACGCTAGCGAAGAAAGCgcagaggaggcggaggaggcaTCCGAAGAGAAATCACAATACGTCGCCAAAATGA
- the LOC135195358 gene encoding uncharacterized histidine-rich protein DDB_G0274557-like — MPPDKPYVPPTYFSIPSSGGSSEESSIESSSYVSPTTPMPPPEEEKKPSLPSGTDPHSSYNPTKGMSPPTANVIPPSNYPPFQSPYTYHPPHHHSYHHHHPHPHHMPPYSFTPMTPVYHHPYSHHHYPPPSRYPYPYVMGDAMHHSPPPTALYVAPPAGVSDAE, encoded by the coding sequence ATGCCCCCAGACAAGCCGTATGTCCCCCCGACGTACTTCTCCATTCCCTCTTCAGGCGGTTCCTCGGAGGAGTCGAGCATCGAGTCTTCCTCCTACGTTTCACCCACGACGCCGATGCCGCCAcctgaagaggagaagaagccttCTCTACCGTCAGGGACGGACCCTCATTCCTCTTACAACCCAACCAAGGGCATGAGTCCCCCAACGGCGAACGTCATTCCGCCGTCTAATTACCCGCCATTCCAGTCCCCATACACCTACCACCCCCCACACCATCATTCctatcaccaccaccacccacaccCCCATCACATGCCGCCATATTCCTTCACTCCGATGACACCGGTATACCACCACCCTTACTCGCATCACCACTACCCACCGCCGTCCCGTTACCCCTACCCATACGTGATGGGGGACGCCATGCACCACTCCCCCCCTCCAACCGCGCTCTACGTCGCGCCTCCTGCAGGAGTCTCAGATgcagaataa